A genomic segment from Candidatus Lernaella stagnicola encodes:
- a CDS encoding DUF4388 domain-containing protein: MNASRILLLTPDHREVDNLTPALDELEYKWSHVQHADEIAYAVRNFQPDLVILNALFPQVNIPLLCSEIRESCGAKILVTSAIASTTHQLKARHKWDIDEYVALPVPLKKIVRLVAYMLGDIDEKPRIRSMLETGGSRVPQIVEKRTISPTTKKIPVHGDLADVRLGRLLGTLIRHQLTGQLLLGEGEQRREIILVSGRVVDLRSAYLEALGLGDILVACRHLDATNVENLVGEAAKLNLRFGELLRQRNLISPPQLFDALDRQIISKLAPVFTWESGPYRLERGFFDEELLEPRNLLLAKVAFGAARHSVEPEQFEEHFAKWLDQRVILNNSAPIRMNVLDLGNDEKRWMVTLKTPHTVQDLLDNSRLPPERLRELLAAMLQLRMLSRTS, from the coding sequence ATGAACGCTAGCAGAATTTTGTTGCTGACGCCGGATCACCGGGAAGTCGACAACTTGACGCCCGCACTTGACGAGTTGGAATACAAGTGGAGTCACGTGCAACACGCCGACGAAATTGCGTACGCAGTCCGCAATTTCCAACCGGACCTCGTTATTCTCAATGCGCTTTTCCCACAAGTTAACATACCCCTTTTGTGCTCCGAAATTCGGGAATCCTGCGGCGCGAAAATCCTGGTTACCAGCGCAATCGCCAGCACGACGCACCAACTCAAGGCGCGGCATAAATGGGACATCGACGAGTATGTGGCGCTGCCCGTTCCGTTGAAGAAAATTGTGCGGCTGGTGGCGTATATGCTGGGCGATATCGACGAAAAACCGCGTATTCGCTCCATGCTCGAAACCGGCGGCTCGCGCGTCCCGCAAATCGTGGAAAAGAGAACTATCAGCCCCACGACGAAAAAAATCCCGGTACACGGCGACTTGGCCGACGTTCGTTTAGGACGTTTGCTCGGTACGCTGATTCGCCACCAGTTGACCGGCCAGTTGTTACTCGGCGAAGGCGAGCAACGGCGGGAGATCATTCTGGTCAGCGGGCGGGTCGTCGATCTTCGCAGCGCGTACTTGGAGGCGCTGGGACTCGGCGACATCTTGGTCGCCTGCCGACACTTGGATGCAACCAATGTTGAAAACCTGGTTGGTGAGGCCGCCAAGCTTAATTTGCGCTTCGGCGAACTGCTGCGACAGCGAAATCTGATTTCTCCGCCGCAGCTATTCGACGCCCTAGACCGGCAAATCATTAGCAAGCTCGCCCCCGTTTTCACCTGGGAATCCGGGCCCTATCGACTCGAACGCGGCTTTTTCGACGAAGAGTTGCTGGAACCGCGAAACTTGTTGCTGGCGAAGGTGGCCTTCGGGGCGGCCCGCCACTCGGTGGAGCCGGAACAATTCGAGGAGCATTTCGCCAAATGGCTCGATCAACGCGTAATACTCAATAACTCCGCGCCCATTCGGATGAACGTCCTCGATTTGGGCAACGACGAGAAGCGTTGGATGGTCACGCTGAAAACACCGCACACCGTTCAAGATTTGCTGGACAATAGCCGTCTCCCTCCAGAACGGCTTCGCGAGCTTCTGGCGGCGATGCTTCAACTGCGTATGCTGTCACGTACTTCGTAG
- a CDS encoding type IV pilus twitching motility protein PilT: MAQLDKLFQHMIQQQASDLHLSAGSPPYIRVHGELQRLNMQPLTHEQNMKMFEEIMNERNRSEFRDRRQADFVYSLGNVARFRANVFMQRKGVSGVFRIIPSKILTAADLNLPDVIMRMCHLKKGLVLVTGPTGSGKSTTLAAMVDYINDQRKEHILTVEDPIEFVHQNKKCLVTQRQVGEHVNTFSDSLRAALREDPDIILVGEMRDLETISQAITAAETGHLVFATLHTTSAAKTVDRIIDAFPMNQQEQIRTILSESLKGVVAQALLRRADGKGRIAAFEILLAVPALAALIRENKTFQIPTLIQTQRGVGMTLLDQSLLDLVKRRLVTPQEALEYAIDKKAFQAAVSGGGGGGGSGGGGVSRS, from the coding sequence ATGGCGCAGCTTGATAAACTGTTTCAACACATGATCCAGCAGCAAGCGTCGGACTTGCATTTGAGCGCCGGATCACCGCCCTACATTCGCGTCCACGGCGAATTGCAGCGCCTCAACATGCAGCCGCTGACGCATGAACAGAACATGAAAATGTTCGAAGAGATCATGAACGAGCGCAACCGGAGCGAGTTTCGCGACCGCCGGCAAGCGGATTTCGTTTACTCGCTGGGCAACGTGGCGCGGTTTCGCGCCAACGTCTTCATGCAGCGCAAAGGCGTCAGTGGCGTCTTCCGCATTATTCCGAGCAAGATTCTTACGGCCGCCGATCTGAACCTGCCCGACGTGATCATGCGAATGTGCCACTTGAAGAAAGGGCTCGTGCTGGTGACCGGCCCCACGGGTTCGGGAAAAAGCACAACCTTGGCGGCGATGGTCGATTACATCAACGATCAGCGAAAGGAACACATTCTCACGGTCGAGGATCCGATCGAGTTTGTGCACCAGAACAAGAAATGCCTCGTCACGCAGCGGCAGGTCGGCGAGCACGTCAATACTTTCTCCGACTCGCTGCGCGCCGCGCTGCGCGAAGATCCGGACATCATCCTGGTCGGCGAAATGCGCGACCTGGAAACGATCTCCCAGGCCATCACGGCGGCGGAAACCGGCCACCTGGTGTTCGCCACACTGCACACGACCAGCGCCGCGAAAACCGTCGACCGCATCATCGACGCCTTCCCCATGAATCAGCAGGAACAAATTCGCACAATTCTCTCCGAGAGCCTCAAGGGTGTCGTCGCGCAGGCTCTACTGCGCCGCGCCGACGGCAAAGGCCGTATCGCGGCGTTCGAAATCTTGCTTGCTGTGCCGGCCTTGGCGGCCCTGATTCGTGAAAACAAGACCTTCCAGATACCGACGTTGATTCAAACCCAGCGAGGGGTCGGAATGACTTTGTTGGATCAATCACTGTTGGATTTGGTGAAACGTCGCCTCGTAACGCCCCAGGAAGCATTGGAATATGCCATCGACAAGAAGGCTTTTCAGGCGGCAGTTTCCGGCGGCGGCGGCGGCGGCGGAAGTGGCGGCGGCGGAGTTTCGCGCTCCTAA
- a CDS encoding YIP1 family protein has protein sequence MPAVDETDIQPPAPETGSPPAPLPLTPSTPVCERCHRYAAAGVCRECGLFVCTACAAPDEAGNLVCQVHRFAPQPVEEPTFRQLLRGLLSRPQETYAKLSPDGRNLAKAFVFAVVLGMFAVVIGLIWEQILPREWVHPIGAFIESQLPMAVGEENLVATVMALVMMPFFLAIGVLINALGFHLALMLVGGAKKGIGATIKVVCYSNATAVFAVLPLLGSLVFWFGSLYLTVIGAAKLHGVSPARVFAALALFIGFLALIVGLGMAAFMALMSQVGGGGGLLT, from the coding sequence GTGCCCGCGGTCGATGAAACCGACATCCAGCCGCCGGCTCCGGAGACCGGGTCCCCACCGGCGCCCCTGCCGCTCACCCCGAGCACGCCCGTCTGCGAACGTTGTCACCGCTACGCCGCCGCCGGGGTTTGCCGCGAATGCGGTCTGTTTGTCTGCACCGCCTGCGCCGCACCCGACGAGGCCGGAAACCTCGTCTGCCAGGTTCACCGATTCGCACCGCAACCTGTCGAGGAACCGACTTTCCGGCAGTTGCTGCGCGGGCTGCTCAGTCGCCCGCAGGAAACCTACGCGAAACTCTCACCCGACGGCCGGAATCTCGCCAAGGCCTTTGTGTTTGCCGTTGTCCTCGGCATGTTCGCAGTGGTGATCGGGCTGATATGGGAGCAAATTTTACCGCGCGAGTGGGTGCATCCGATCGGGGCGTTCATCGAAAGCCAACTGCCGATGGCGGTGGGGGAAGAAAATCTTGTCGCGACCGTGATGGCGCTGGTGATGATGCCGTTTTTTCTCGCGATCGGCGTCCTGATCAATGCGCTCGGGTTTCACCTCGCCTTGATGCTCGTGGGCGGCGCAAAGAAGGGAATCGGCGCAACGATCAAGGTCGTTTGTTACTCCAACGCGACAGCGGTTTTCGCGGTGCTGCCGCTGCTGGGATCCCTCGTTTTTTGGTTCGGTTCGCTTTACCTGACGGTCATCGGCGCCGCCAAACTGCACGGCGTATCGCCCGCCCGCGTCTTTGCCGCATTGGCGTTGTTTATTGGCTTTCTCGCGCTCATTGTCGGGCTGGGCATGGCGGCGTTTATGGCGCTGATGAGCCAAGTCGGCGGCGGCGGTGGCTTGCTGACCTAG
- a CDS encoding OmpA family protein: MTRRTLIALPLALLMLVLIAGCGTRAAQQAQMNKLRGELDEIRMQGAKTCAPREFASAEAHLVFADEEWSERDYIRAQDHLVFAQDSLDAARKWLGNCVENVPPDRDGDGVADPDDACPDTPGLPELQGCPDGDGDGVADNVDKCPEQPGPPENEGCPNDTDGDGIVDSEDKCPEQFGTKENEGCPQYIEVTDDKIILKQKIHFDTGRATIRPDGYPVLIEIAQVLKAAESWKVQIEGHTDTVGSHSKNMQLSQARADSVRDYLLQQGVDPARLSAVGFGPDRPVASNNTSVGRGQNRRTEFKIISK, translated from the coding sequence ATGACACGCCGTACACTGATCGCCTTGCCGTTGGCTTTATTGATGCTCGTACTGATCGCCGGTTGCGGCACCCGAGCCGCACAACAAGCCCAAATGAACAAACTACGCGGCGAGTTGGATGAAATTCGCATGCAGGGCGCGAAAACGTGCGCGCCGCGCGAATTTGCCTCGGCCGAAGCGCATCTGGTTTTCGCCGATGAAGAGTGGAGCGAACGCGATTACATTCGCGCTCAAGATCATCTCGTCTTCGCGCAAGACAGCCTCGACGCGGCCCGCAAGTGGTTGGGCAACTGCGTCGAGAACGTGCCGCCCGATCGTGACGGCGACGGCGTGGCCGATCCCGACGACGCCTGCCCCGACACTCCCGGCCTGCCCGAGTTGCAGGGCTGCCCCGACGGGGACGGCGACGGCGTGGCCGACAACGTCGACAAGTGCCCCGAACAGCCCGGCCCCCCGGAGAACGAGGGTTGCCCGAACGACACAGATGGCGACGGCATCGTCGACTCCGAGGATAAATGTCCGGAGCAATTCGGCACGAAGGAAAACGAGGGTTGTCCGCAGTACATCGAAGTGACCGACGACAAAATCATCTTGAAACAGAAGATTCACTTCGACACCGGCCGTGCCACGATTCGCCCGGACGGCTACCCGGTCTTGATCGAGATCGCCCAGGTGCTTAAAGCGGCCGAAAGTTGGAAGGTGCAAATCGAAGGCCACACCGATACCGTCGGTAGCCATTCCAAGAACATGCAACTCAGCCAGGCGCGCGCCGACTCCGTGCGCGATTACTTGTTGCAGCAGGGCGTTGACCCCGCGCGGCTTAGCGCCGTCGGCTTCGGTCCGGACCGACCGGTCGCCAGCAACAACACCTCCGTGGGTCGCGGTCAAAACCGCCGAACTGAGTTCAAGATCATTTCCAAATGA
- a CDS encoding DUF4398 domain-containing protein — MVRRIIPMLLVVSALALVLVVGACENERQVKQAARAVESAKSVHADYLAPYEFASAECYLEEAISQLRESDYPSAAHFAATAKSKAIESERLARTIHAKPMIPWGKREEGMTAPGAAVPPPVDDLPPVDEDLPPVDEDLPPVDEDAAVTPTPKPTPTPTPEPTPEPTPTPTPEPVGTDEYPLGEPDDLPPVDEMRGGQ; from the coding sequence ATGGTCCGGCGGATCATCCCGATGTTGTTGGTGGTCAGCGCGTTAGCGCTGGTTTTGGTGGTGGGCGCTTGTGAAAACGAACGCCAAGTGAAACAAGCGGCCCGCGCTGTGGAATCCGCGAAATCGGTTCACGCCGACTACTTGGCGCCTTACGAGTTCGCGAGTGCCGAATGTTATCTCGAGGAAGCGATCTCCCAGCTTCGCGAATCGGATTACCCCTCCGCGGCGCATTTTGCCGCAACGGCCAAATCCAAGGCGATCGAGTCCGAGCGGTTGGCGCGGACCATTCACGCCAAGCCCATGATCCCCTGGGGAAAGCGTGAAGAAGGCATGACGGCGCCTGGCGCTGCGGTTCCGCCCCCGGTGGACGATCTGCCGCCGGTCGATGAAGACCTGCCGCCGGTCGATGAAGATCTGCCGCCGGTGGACGAGGACGCCGCCGTGACACCGACCCCCAAACCGACACCGACGCCGACCCCCGAACCGACGCCCGAGCCGACGCCAACGCCGACACCGGAGCCGGTGGGGACCGATGAATATCCGCTCGGTGAACCGGACGACCTACCCCCGGTCGACGAAATGCGAGGAGGTCAATGA
- the tyrS gene encoding tyrosine--tRNA ligase — translation MELDVERTLAVIRRGAHEIVPEDQLQKKVAKALSEKRPLRIKVGIDPTAPDVHIGHLVPYGKMRDLQDLGHIGVVIIGDYTARIGDPTGREQMRTALTKQEVQENAAKYMEQLYKVLDPDRTEIRHQTEWYGDFDMADTLHLLQEVTLAQMLQHETFRSRYENNVPLGLHELCYPVLQGYDSVAVQADIEMGDPAQKFNVLVGRDMMERRGMEPQLALLMPILIGTDGKEKMSKSMGNHVGVLMSPTEQYGRTMSIPDDIMENWYKLFLGFAADELARIREKIGSDPMGAKKDLAAAIVERLHGRDAAREAAEDFDRKFSKRTLELDNIPEAPLADFDPPTVVNVVATFFGMSNSEVKRLVNQGGVKFDGDTLSDPRAPLPGGGVLKVGKKKWLRLIG, via the coding sequence ATGGAATTGGATGTCGAACGCACGCTCGCCGTCATACGGCGCGGCGCCCACGAGATCGTGCCCGAGGATCAACTTCAGAAGAAGGTCGCCAAGGCGCTGTCGGAAAAGCGTCCGCTGCGCATCAAGGTGGGCATCGATCCAACCGCGCCGGACGTGCACATCGGCCATCTCGTACCTTACGGCAAGATGCGCGATTTACAGGACTTAGGCCACATCGGCGTCGTGATTATCGGGGACTACACGGCGCGCATCGGCGATCCGACCGGACGCGAACAGATGCGAACCGCGCTCACAAAGCAGGAAGTTCAGGAAAACGCCGCTAAGTATATGGAGCAGCTATACAAGGTGCTCGACCCCGACCGCACCGAAATCCGTCACCAAACCGAGTGGTACGGCGATTTCGATATGGCCGACACACTGCACTTGCTGCAAGAAGTGACTCTCGCGCAAATGCTGCAGCATGAGACCTTCCGCAGCCGTTACGAAAACAACGTCCCGCTGGGTCTTCACGAATTGTGCTATCCGGTTCTGCAAGGCTACGACTCGGTGGCCGTGCAGGCGGATATCGAAATGGGCGACCCGGCGCAGAAATTCAATGTTCTGGTCGGACGCGACATGATGGAGCGGCGCGGCATGGAGCCGCAACTGGCGCTGCTGATGCCGATCCTCATCGGCACCGACGGCAAGGAAAAAATGTCCAAAAGCATGGGCAATCACGTCGGCGTATTAATGTCGCCTACCGAGCAATACGGCCGTACGATGTCGATTCCCGACGATATCATGGAGAACTGGTACAAACTTTTCCTCGGCTTTGCCGCTGACGAGCTTGCGCGGATTCGTGAGAAAATCGGCAGCGATCCCATGGGCGCCAAAAAGGATTTGGCCGCGGCGATTGTCGAACGTTTGCACGGGCGCGATGCGGCGCGCGAGGCGGCGGAGGATTTCGACCGCAAGTTCAGCAAGCGTACGCTGGAGCTGGATAATATCCCCGAAGCGCCCCTGGCGGACTTTGACCCGCCGACTGTGGTGAACGTTGTGGCAACCTTTTTCGGCATGAGCAACAGCGAGGTAAAACGTCTCGTGAATCAAGGCGGCGTCAAATTCGACGGCGATACGCTTTCCGACCCCCGCGCGCCATTACCCGGCGGCGGCGTTCTGAAGGTCGGCAAGAAGAAATGGCTGCGGCTAATTGGTTGA
- the thiE gene encoding thiamine phosphate synthase, with product MRKKELLTKFAEVDLYPVTCEALSAGRSNLEVLDGILDGGAKIVQLRDKTLEMRDLFELAQIFREKTRSAGALLIINDHIDLALAVEADGVHLGQADFPLPAARRLAPELIIGRSSHNLAQALKAQADGADYVNIGPIFLTGTKPEHKVFLGPDAINSIGGQLDIPFTVMGGINETNIAEVVAAGARRVAVVTAVTQAADIAEAVRRLRSLIHHGTE from the coding sequence ATGCGTAAAAAAGAGCTATTAACGAAATTTGCAGAGGTCGACTTGTACCCCGTGACGTGCGAAGCGCTTTCGGCGGGTCGCTCGAATCTCGAAGTGCTGGACGGCATTCTGGACGGCGGCGCAAAGATCGTCCAGTTACGCGACAAGACGCTCGAAATGCGCGATCTTTTCGAGTTGGCGCAAATATTCCGCGAGAAAACTCGTTCGGCCGGAGCGCTGCTGATCATCAACGACCACATCGATCTCGCCCTGGCCGTCGAGGCCGACGGCGTGCATCTCGGCCAGGCGGATTTCCCCCTGCCGGCGGCGCGTCGGCTCGCCCCGGAGCTCATCATCGGGCGCAGTTCGCACAATTTGGCGCAAGCGCTGAAAGCGCAGGCTGATGGTGCGGATTACGTGAACATCGGTCCGATTTTCCTGACGGGAACGAAGCCCGAACACAAGGTGTTTCTTGGTCCCGACGCCATAAATAGCATCGGCGGGCAGTTGGACATCCCTTTCACGGTGATGGGCGGCATCAACGAAACGAATATCGCCGAGGTCGTCGCGGCGGGTGCCCGGCGTGTAGCGGTTGTGACGGCGGTGACACAGGCGGCTGACATCGCCGAGGCGGTGCGGCGTTTGCGGTCGTTGATACATCACGGCACCGAGTGA
- the thiH gene encoding 2-iminoacetate synthase ThiH — MSFAEALHRFDWPRLRDRMEKVSVSDVQSVLRRSQLDDADLPLLFSPAADDLLEAMAQRSAAITAHRFGKIVQLYAPLYLSNECINDCRYCGFAVRHDIPRRTLTVDEALAEADILWQEGFRHILLVSGEAPRAFQVADLEMVVAEIAPRFASIGIEVFPMDESDYRSLERAGVDNLTLYQETYDRGLYAELHRGPKADFDGRLRAVEAGGIAGFRSLGVGALLGLADWRAEGLAVAYHGRYLAKRFWKSRVAVSFPRLCPAEGGFTPRVAVSDRDLAHLIAAIRLTLPDAEIVVSTRESAALRDRLIPLGVTRMSAGSKTSVGGYRDGALASGRQFAVHDSRSPKVVARAIENAGREAVWKDFDEGFRK; from the coding sequence ATGAGTTTCGCGGAGGCTCTCCACCGCTTCGATTGGCCCCGGCTTCGGGACCGGATGGAAAAAGTCTCGGTTTCCGACGTGCAAAGCGTATTGCGGCGTTCCCAACTAGACGACGCCGACCTCCCGTTGCTTTTTTCGCCCGCGGCCGACGACCTGCTCGAAGCCATGGCTCAGCGCTCCGCGGCGATCACCGCGCATCGTTTCGGCAAAATCGTGCAACTCTACGCGCCGCTCTATCTGTCCAACGAATGCATCAACGATTGCCGTTACTGCGGCTTCGCCGTCCGCCACGACATCCCGCGCCGCACCTTGACCGTGGACGAAGCCCTCGCCGAAGCCGACATCCTGTGGCAAGAAGGCTTCCGCCACATCCTGCTGGTGTCGGGCGAAGCGCCGCGCGCTTTTCAGGTTGCCGACCTGGAAATGGTCGTCGCTGAAATCGCGCCCCGGTTCGCAAGTATCGGAATTGAAGTGTTTCCCATGGATGAAAGCGACTACCGCAGCCTTGAACGTGCCGGCGTCGATAACCTGACTTTGTATCAGGAAACGTACGACCGCGGCCTCTACGCCGAACTACACCGCGGCCCGAAAGCCGATTTCGACGGGCGTTTGCGGGCCGTCGAAGCGGGCGGCATCGCCGGTTTCCGCAGCCTGGGCGTCGGCGCCCTGCTCGGTTTGGCCGATTGGCGGGCCGAAGGCCTCGCTGTCGCGTACCACGGCCGCTACCTTGCCAAACGTTTCTGGAAAAGCCGCGTGGCGGTCAGCTTTCCGCGACTGTGCCCGGCGGAGGGCGGATTCACGCCCCGGGTTGCCGTGTCCGACCGCGATTTGGCGCACCTGATTGCCGCCATCCGGTTGACGTTGCCCGACGCGGAGATCGTGGTGTCCACGCGTGAGAGCGCCGCGCTGCGCGACCGCTTGATTCCACTTGGCGTCACCCGCATGAGCGCGGGCAGCAAGACATCGGTGGGCGGTTACCGCGACGGAGCGTTAGCTTCCGGCCGTCAATTCGCGGTGCATGACTCCCGTTCCCCGAAGGTCGTGGCGCGGGCGATCGAAAACGCCGGCCGCGAAGCGGTTTGGAAGGACTTCGACGAGGGCTTTCGGAAGTGA
- a CDS encoding thiazole synthase has translation MPVENGPLVIAGVEFKSRLLVGTGKFPHPTVMAASLEASGTELVTTALRRVDLHDPEDPTLSHLDLTKYRLLPNTSGARDAEEAVRLARLARAATGNNWIKLEVTPEPNYLLPDPVETLKAAEILIKEGFVVLPYMNADPILALRLADAGCATVMPLAAPIGSARGMRTRDQIEIIIRQASVPVVVDAGLGLPSHAADAIETGADAVLVNTAIAIAEDPVRMALAFKTAVEAGEMARMAGAADTSSTARASSPLTGFLRKDDP, from the coding sequence ATGCCCGTGGAAAACGGACCGCTGGTGATCGCCGGCGTCGAATTCAAGAGTCGTTTACTGGTGGGAACCGGCAAGTTCCCGCACCCGACGGTTATGGCCGCCTCCCTCGAAGCCAGCGGCACCGAACTGGTCACCACGGCCCTGCGGCGCGTGGATTTACACGACCCGGAAGACCCGACGCTCTCGCACCTGGACCTGACCAAGTACCGTCTGCTGCCCAACACCTCCGGCGCGCGCGACGCCGAGGAAGCCGTTCGTCTGGCCCGCCTGGCCCGCGCCGCCACCGGCAACAATTGGATCAAATTGGAGGTGACGCCCGAACCGAACTACCTGCTGCCCGATCCCGTCGAAACCCTTAAGGCGGCCGAAATCCTTATCAAGGAGGGCTTCGTCGTCCTGCCGTATATGAACGCCGACCCCATCCTCGCCCTGCGCCTGGCCGACGCGGGCTGCGCCACGGTTATGCCCCTGGCCGCGCCCATTGGCAGCGCCCGCGGCATGCGGACGCGCGATCAAATCGAAATCATCATTCGCCAGGCAAGCGTGCCGGTTGTGGTTGACGCCGGACTCGGCCTACCCAGCCATGCCGCCGATGCCATCGAAACCGGCGCCGACGCCGTGCTGGTCAATACGGCAATCGCTATCGCCGAGGACCCGGTGCGTATGGCCCTCGCCTTCAAAACCGCCGTTGAAGCGGGCGAAATGGCCCGCATGGCGGGTGCCGCCGACACCAGTTCCACCGCTCGCGCTTCCAGCCCTTTGACGGGCTTTCTGCGTAAGGACGATCCATGA
- the thiS gene encoding sulfur carrier protein ThiS has product MPRLTVNGEAHQFDGVKTIAAMLEVMNILRENLVVEHNGEVIQPDKYETTAIRDGDTLELVRFVGGG; this is encoded by the coding sequence ATGCCACGACTAACCGTGAACGGTGAAGCCCATCAGTTCGACGGCGTGAAAACCATCGCCGCCATGCTGGAGGTGATGAATATCCTGCGTGAAAACCTTGTCGTCGAACACAACGGCGAAGTGATTCAACCGGATAAATACGAAACCACCGCAATCCGCGACGGCGACACCCTGGAACTGGTTCGCTTCGTCGGAGGAGGCTGA
- the thiF gene encoding sulfur carrier protein ThiS adenylyltransferase ThiF gives MIRLQVNERELHVKNGTTLFELRDEVMPLADMVIFNGYTIRYDTILHEGDVVVLITRNRRPTSAELESLLVARHTPGVHAKVKQATVGVAGVGGLGSAVAIALVRTGIGRIVLADFDLVAPSNLNRQQYFLDQLGTPKVVALAETLQRINPYTEVVQRNLEVTRANASKLFRDCQIVAECFDEPRAKAMLVQALAGEKTVVASSGVAGCGSANEIRTTRRLDGLYVVGDEISEAAPGRGLMAPRVGVAAHHQANAILRLILGEDPCHD, from the coding sequence ATGATTCGGCTACAGGTCAACGAACGCGAACTGCACGTCAAGAACGGTACGACCCTGTTCGAACTGCGTGATGAGGTCATGCCGCTGGCCGACATGGTCATCTTCAACGGCTATACGATTCGCTATGACACGATCCTGCACGAGGGAGACGTCGTGGTGCTCATTACCCGCAATCGCCGCCCGACCTCCGCGGAATTGGAGTCGCTGCTCGTGGCGCGCCACACGCCGGGCGTCCATGCCAAGGTCAAGCAGGCGACGGTTGGCGTGGCGGGCGTCGGCGGCTTAGGAAGTGCTGTGGCGATCGCGCTGGTACGCACGGGCATCGGTCGCATCGTGCTGGCTGATTTCGATTTGGTCGCGCCTTCCAACCTGAACCGGCAACAGTATTTCCTGGACCAACTGGGCACGCCGAAGGTCGTAGCGCTGGCGGAAACTTTGCAGCGCATCAATCCCTACACCGAAGTTGTTCAGCGAAACCTGGAAGTAACCCGCGCCAACGCGTCGAAGCTCTTTCGGGACTGCCAAATCGTCGCTGAGTGTTTCGACGAGCCCAGGGCCAAGGCCATGCTCGTCCAGGCGTTGGCCGGCGAGAAAACCGTCGTAGCCTCCAGCGGCGTGGCGGGCTGTGGCTCGGCCAACGAAATTCGCACAACCCGGCGACTCGACGGACTTTATGTCGTGGGCGACGAAATCAGCGAAGCAGCCCCGGGCCGCGGACTGATGGCCCCGCGAGTCGGCGTGGCGGCGCACCATCAAGCCAACGCCATCCTGCGTCTGATATTGGGGGAAGATCCATGCCACGACTAA